A stretch of Kryptolebias marmoratus isolate JLee-2015 linkage group LG24, ASM164957v2, whole genome shotgun sequence DNA encodes these proteins:
- the uhrf1 gene encoding E3 ubiquitin-protein ligase UHRF1, translated as MWIQVRTMDGKETHRVDSLSKLTKVDELRLKIMELFKVEPERQRLFYRGKQMEDGHTIFDYNVGLNDIVQLLVRQNMPPADVVKSKDKEAELSDSDSGCGSTQSESDKNSTHSEVEGQTAGTSAQTNTPKLVHPGFGFYKINELVDARDLNMGAWFEAQIVNVTKTTKTPKEEGGDEQPAEEEILYHVKYEDYPENGVIQLLAKDVRPRARTVYQWHQLEPGMVVMVNYNPDDPKERGYWYDAEIQRKRETRTLREICAKIILGDAGDSLNDCRIMFLTEIYKIEEPGSLSDTPAGNESPLKRSNGPECKHCKDDPKKNCRWCNCHNCGIKQDPDKQLLCDECDMAYHIYCLDPPLTSIPEDEDWYCPGCRNDTSEVVLAGEKLKESKKKAKMASASSSSQRDWGKGMACVGRTKQCTIVPSNHYGPIPGIPVGSLWKFRVQVSESGVHRPHVAGIHGRSNDGAYSLVLAGGYEDDVDDGNEFTYTGSGGRDLSGNKRTAEQSCDQTLTHMNRALALNCNVPVNDKNGAESKNWKEGKPVRVVRNCKGRKHSKYCPEEGNRYDGIYKVVKYWPDKGKSGFLVWRYLLKRDDDEPAPWTREGKERIKKLGLTIQYPAGYQKEKENKNEVEEEATPSKAKRKRKSQGSETSKSSPSKSPKKVKVEVYKLTQVQKTLIKSDKQNKKLWDEAMESLALGPKFLSKVEEVFLCICCQEVVFQPVTTECQHNVCRECLQRSFKAEVYTCPACRHDLGKNYSMSVNKALQDILTQLFPGYSSGR; from the exons ATGTGGATTCAAGTACGCACAATGGATGGGAAAGAAACCCACCGGGTGGATTCCCTGTCCAAACTCACCAAGGTGGATGAGCTGCGTCTCAAAATCATGGAGCTGTTCAAGGTGGAGCCAGAAAGGCAGAGGCTTTTTTATCGTGGCAAGCAG ATGGAAGACGGCCATACCATATTTGACTATAATGTGGGCCTCAACGACATAGTGCAGCTGCTCGTTAGGCAGAATATGCCCCCTGCCGATGTCGTCAAAAGCAAGGACAAAGAAGCTGAGCTCTCTGACTCCGATTCTGGCTGCGGCTCAACCCAAAGCGAGTCAGACAAGAACTCCACTCACAGCGAGGTCGAAGGTCAGACCGCTGGAACGTCTGCTCAGACAAACACCCCAAAGCTCGTCCATCCAGGATTTGGATTTTATAAG ATTAACGAGCTGGTGGATGCAAGAGACTTGAACATGGGAGCGTGGTTTGAGGCCCAGATTGTGAACGttacaaagacaacaaagacGCCCAAAGAAGAGGGAGGTGATGAGCAGCCAGCGGAGGAGGAGATCCTGTACCATGTTAAATATGAAGA CTACCCAGAGAACGGAGTGATTCAGCTGCTGGCCAAGGATGTCCGCCCGAGGGCCCGTACGGTGTACCAGTGGCATCAGCTGGAGCCTGGGATGGTTGTCATGGTCAACTATAATCCAGATGACCCCAAGGAGCGTGGGTACTGGTATGATGCAGAGATCCAGAGGAAGCGGGAGACTCGCACGCTGCGAGAGATCTGTGCCAAGATCATCCTGGG GGATGCTGGTGACTCTCTTAATGACTGCCGGATCATGTTTCTGACTGAAATCTATAAAATTGAGGAGCCTGGTTCACTGAGTGACACTCCTGCTGGAAATGAGAGTCCATTAAAGA ggtcaaatggacctgaaTGCAAGCACTGTAAGGATGATCCCAAGAAAAACTGTCGCTGGTGTAATTGTCACAACTGCGGCATCAAGCAGGACCCCGacaaacagttgctgtgtgACGAATGTGACATGGCCTATCACATCTACTGTCTGGACCCTCCACTTACTTCCATCCCTGAAGATGAGGATTG GTATTGCCCAGGTTGCCGTAACGACACCAGTGAAGTTGTCCTGGCTGGAGAGAAGCTGAAGGAAAGCAAGAAGAAGGCAAAGATGGCTTCTGCCAGCTCCTCCAGCCAGAGAGACTGGGGCAAG GGAATGGCATGTGTGGGTCGAACCAAGCAGTGCACCATTGTCCCGTCCAACCACTATGGCCCAATCCCGGGCATCCCTGTCGGCTCCCTGTGGAAGTTCAGAGTGCAG GTCAGTGAATCTGGTGTTCACAGGCCTCATGTTGCTGGAATACATGGCAGGAGCAATGATGGAGCCTACTCCTTAGTCCTGGCAGGAGGTTACGAAGATGATGTG GATGATGGCAACGAGTTCACCTATACTGGCTCAGGGGGGAGAGATCTGTCTGGGAACAAGAGAACAGCCGAGCAGTCATGTGATCAAACTCTGACCCACATGAACCG GGCTCTGGCTCTCAACTGCAATGTTCCAGTCAATGACAAAAATGGAGCAGAGTCCAAAAACTGGAAGGAAGGCAAACCGGTCAGAGTTGTGCGCAACTGCAAGGGACGAAAGCACAGCAAATACTGCCCCGAGGAAGGCAACCGATATGACGGAATATACAAG GTGGTGAAGTACTGGCCAGACAAAGGGAAGTCTGGATTCTTGGTCTGGCGGTACCTGCTGAAGCGTGATGATGACGAGCCGGCTCCATGGACCAGAGAGGGCAAGGAGCGCATCAAGAAACTCGGCCTCACCATTCAG TATCCTGCTGGCTAtcagaaagagaaggagaacaaAAATGAGGTAGAGGAGGAAGCGACACCCAGCAAGgcaaagaggaagagaaaatcTCAGGGCAGTG AAACCTCCAAGAGCTCTCCATCCAAGTCACCTAAGAAGGTCAAAGTGGAGGTGTACAAGCTTACACAGGTGCAGAAAACCCTCATCAAGAgcgacaaacaaaacaagaagctgtGGGACGAAGCCATGGAGTCTCTGGCACTTGGACCG AAATTCTTGAGCAAAGTTGAAGAAGTTTTCCTCTGCATCTGCTGCCAGGAAGTGGTTTTTCAGCCCGTCACCACAGAATGCCAACACAATGTCTGCAGG GAATGCCTTCAACGGTCGTTCAAGGCGGAGGTGTACACCTGCCCGGCTTGCAGACACGACCTGGGCAAGAACTACTCCATGTCTGTCAACAAAGCGCTGCAAGATATTCTAACCCAGCTTTTCCCAGGATACAGCAGCGGGCGATGA